A genome region from Aestuariivirga litoralis includes the following:
- a CDS encoding Gfo/Idh/MocA family protein, with translation MRIGVVGYGSGGRYFHAPFIAAARNCELSGIVARAPETIAAAKADWPNVPIFRSLAAMISAGVCDAVTVTTPPQTRRELVLEAIAAGLHVVADKPFAPDATGAIELDAAAKAKGVVLGVYHNRRYDADMQTLSQLVEAGRLGKIWSVYSRMDLDEPGSLDPGPTGGLLRDLGSHVVDQMLFLLGPVASVDAQMDFIDLPAGLTDASFNITLRHESGAHSHVSASKVNHIAAREFRAYGALGSYVSSTTDVQVQSILAGKRPIDNLAYWGFEPEANWGTLHTYAGAAQIPSAQGRYHDYYESFELAVRTGSPPPVTAEAGSRVLAVLDAARKSAKEGNSVEL, from the coding sequence ATGCGTATAGGCGTCGTAGGTTATGGGTCTGGAGGACGTTACTTTCACGCGCCATTCATAGCCGCGGCTCGCAATTGCGAATTATCGGGCATTGTGGCGCGCGCACCAGAAACCATTGCGGCGGCCAAAGCAGATTGGCCGAATGTGCCAATTTTCCGAAGTCTAGCTGCCATGATTTCTGCCGGTGTTTGTGATGCAGTAACGGTTACCACCCCACCGCAGACCCGTCGTGAATTGGTACTAGAGGCTATTGCTGCTGGATTGCACGTTGTTGCGGACAAACCATTCGCCCCAGACGCAACGGGAGCAATTGAACTTGATGCTGCAGCGAAAGCCAAAGGCGTGGTTTTAGGCGTCTATCACAACCGGCGCTACGATGCGGACATGCAGACTCTATCGCAGCTTGTGGAAGCAGGGCGCCTCGGGAAAATCTGGAGTGTCTATTCTCGAATGGATCTGGACGAGCCCGGTTCATTGGATCCCGGCCCGACCGGTGGCTTACTGAGAGATTTAGGCAGCCACGTGGTTGATCAGATGCTTTTTCTGCTTGGACCAGTTGCTTCAGTCGACGCGCAAATGGATTTTATCGACTTACCCGCCGGCCTGACCGATGCCAGCTTTAACATTACCCTGAGGCATGAAAGCGGCGCGCATAGCCACGTGTCCGCGAGCAAAGTGAATCACATCGCTGCTCGCGAGTTTCGAGCTTATGGCGCGCTAGGCAGTTACGTGTCATCGACTACCGACGTACAGGTGCAGTCAATCTTGGCAGGCAAACGGCCAATCGACAATCTCGCGTATTGGGGTTTCGAACCCGAGGCCAACTGGGGAACGCTGCACACATATGCCGGCGCGGCGCAAATCCCGTCTGCTCAAGGACGTTATCACGACTATTACGAATCGTTTGAATTAGCCGTGCGGACAGGCTCACCGCCTCCTGTAACTGCAGAAGCCGGTTCAAGAGTCCTAGCTGTTCTGGACGCAGCCAGGAAAAGTGCAAAAGAGGGCAACTCTGTTGAGCTGTAA
- a CDS encoding sterol desaturase family protein, whose protein sequence is MDDMLLGSRNKRGDWKPNRKNEIAPIWQFPWKGSAILGFLKGYLFPWNITWFATAVFMWFVVVPDASTMKTLAPGWIGLIFLCNCAAALILYGSVELRLYVKRAQGNKFKYNGQFPGDKKSDVFWFKSQAIEGALRTFLTAVPIWTAYEVLLLWSYANGFGHWTTLQDHPYLLVLVWALIPLWHETHWYMGHRFLHLPFFYKHVHSIHHNSVNPSPWSSLSMHPVEQMMFFSAALIHLVVPSHPILAMYSLMFSGLGAIVGHIGYEKIETKSDGAAIDTHAYTHYLHHKYFEVNYGDALIPLDKIFGTWHDGTEAGDEALDARMEKKRKRINS, encoded by the coding sequence ATGGACGACATGCTGCTGGGCTCGCGCAACAAGCGCGGAGATTGGAAGCCAAATCGCAAGAATGAAATTGCACCGATCTGGCAATTTCCCTGGAAAGGAAGTGCCATCCTTGGTTTCCTGAAAGGGTATCTCTTCCCGTGGAACATTACTTGGTTTGCGACTGCAGTTTTCATGTGGTTTGTGGTGGTTCCTGATGCCTCGACCATGAAGACACTGGCTCCAGGGTGGATCGGGCTCATTTTTCTATGCAACTGCGCAGCAGCTCTCATTCTGTATGGATCGGTTGAGCTTCGCCTTTATGTGAAGCGGGCGCAGGGAAACAAATTCAAATACAACGGCCAATTTCCGGGCGACAAGAAGTCAGATGTTTTTTGGTTCAAAAGCCAGGCCATCGAGGGCGCGTTGAGAACTTTCTTGACTGCAGTTCCGATCTGGACCGCATACGAGGTGCTTCTCCTATGGTCTTATGCCAATGGTTTCGGGCACTGGACGACACTGCAGGATCATCCCTATCTGCTAGTTTTGGTGTGGGCGCTCATTCCGTTGTGGCATGAAACACATTGGTATATGGGGCATCGTTTTCTGCATCTGCCGTTCTTCTACAAGCATGTGCATTCCATTCATCACAACTCCGTAAATCCCAGCCCATGGTCATCGCTGTCCATGCACCCGGTTGAACAGATGATGTTCTTCTCGGCCGCCTTGATTCATCTTGTGGTCCCTTCTCACCCCATCTTAGCCATGTACTCGCTCATGTTTTCGGGTCTTGGTGCGATCGTCGGGCACATCGGTTACGAGAAAATTGAGACTAAAAGCGATGGCGCTGCGATCGATACACACGCCTATACCCATTACCTTCATCACAAATATTTTGAGGTGAACTACGGTGATGCTCTGATCCCGTTAGACAAGATTTTCGGAACCTGGCACGACGGAACTGAAGCGGGAGACGAGGCCCTTGATGCGCGAATGGAAAAGAAGAGAAAGCGAATCAACTCGTAG
- a CDS encoding sugar phosphate isomerase/epimerase family protein: protein MKIALDPHMHRHLSLTELPRLAADMGYEYLELSPRPDFLAWWVQPRAYPERMKEFKKALKDHGVKLASLLPMYRWASPHEDERKAAVQYWKKAIEIAVEMDCNVMNSEFGRGPSPDRASHSNCCGGHYSVEASEAAWWRSMEELVPVFEKEGINLHIEPHPEDWCETLHPAIDMIKMVNSKNVKFLYCAPHTFYFGDNMEQMIRDSASVLAHVHVADTMNHKASSGLRYIVNPPGAKVTVHQHLDMGQGEVNWDVFFKTLAEVKFDGIMTACVFAWEERAEDSSRFMRKEMQRYVDQYWK, encoded by the coding sequence ATGAAGATTGCCCTCGATCCTCATATGCATCGGCATCTCAGCTTGACTGAACTGCCTCGTCTCGCTGCTGATATGGGATATGAATATCTCGAGCTCAGCCCGCGACCGGATTTTCTGGCCTGGTGGGTGCAGCCGCGCGCTTACCCGGAGCGCATGAAAGAGTTCAAGAAGGCCCTGAAGGATCACGGCGTGAAGCTTGCTTCGCTTCTTCCGATGTATCGCTGGGCCAGCCCGCACGAGGACGAGCGTAAGGCGGCGGTGCAGTATTGGAAGAAGGCTATCGAAATTGCCGTCGAGATGGATTGCAATGTGATGAATTCGGAATTCGGCCGGGGGCCATCGCCGGATCGTGCATCGCATTCCAATTGCTGCGGCGGGCACTATTCCGTCGAGGCCAGCGAGGCCGCCTGGTGGCGCTCGATGGAAGAGCTGGTTCCTGTGTTCGAAAAGGAAGGCATAAACCTTCATATCGAACCGCATCCTGAAGACTGGTGTGAAACGCTGCACCCGGCCATCGACATGATCAAGATGGTCAATTCGAAGAACGTAAAGTTCCTCTACTGCGCGCCACACACATTTTATTTTGGCGACAACATGGAACAGATGATCAGGGATAGTGCATCAGTATTAGCTCATGTCCATGTTGCGGACACGATGAACCATAAGGCGTCATCCGGGCTGCGCTACATTGTCAATCCACCGGGCGCTAAAGTCACGGTGCATCAGCATCTCGACATGGGGCAGGGCGAAGTGAACTGGGATGTCTTCTTCAAGACCCTGGCCGAGGTGAAATTCGATGGGATCATGACCGCCTGCGTTTTTGCCTGGGAAGAACGGGCCGAAGATTCTTCGCGCTTCATGCGCAAGGAAATGCAGCGCTACGTTGATCAATATTGGAAATAA
- a CDS encoding 3-methyl-2-oxobutanoate hydroxymethyltransferase: MAKKKPTLADIRANKGKYQYSKLHIDTWDEIAACEAAGIDMLSVATEFITDPRFRQMTPSTFAVVGRSLYDNEGTPDGFLRWGYQAMRHGADAVYCPTSFGNIRKLADEAIPVIGHVGLIPSKASWTGGFKAVGKTAESAMQVWDLVRRYEDAGAFGVEIEVVPPDIAAEISKRTSLFMISMGSGTGCDAQYLFTCDVLGETRGHIPKHAKVYRNFAKEMDRLQNERIAAFKEFHGDVQTSAFPEATQVTQAQPGQFEKFLKLLEKTKHA; encoded by the coding sequence ATGGCCAAGAAGAAACCGACCCTCGCTGATATCCGCGCCAACAAAGGAAAATATCAGTATTCCAAGCTGCATATTGACACGTGGGATGAAATCGCCGCCTGCGAGGCAGCCGGCATTGACATGCTTTCGGTGGCCACAGAGTTCATCACCGATCCGCGCTTCCGGCAGATGACGCCTTCCACCTTTGCAGTCGTCGGACGCTCTCTTTACGACAATGAAGGCACCCCGGATGGATTCTTGCGGTGGGGGTATCAGGCGATGCGTCATGGTGCCGATGCCGTTTATTGCCCTACATCTTTCGGCAACATTCGCAAACTGGCTGATGAGGCCATTCCGGTGATTGGCCATGTTGGTCTGATCCCCTCCAAAGCCTCATGGACAGGCGGCTTCAAGGCCGTAGGCAAGACGGCTGAAAGTGCCATGCAAGTCTGGGATCTGGTACGCCGCTACGAAGATGCCGGCGCCTTCGGTGTAGAGATCGAAGTAGTGCCGCCCGACATTGCGGCGGAAATCTCGAAGCGCACATCATTGTTCATGATCTCAATGGGCTCGGGCACCGGCTGCGATGCGCAATATCTCTTCACCTGCGATGTGCTGGGCGAAACCCGTGGCCACATTCCAAAGCATGCCAAAGTCTATCGTAATTTCGCCAAGGAGATGGATCGGCTGCAAAATGAACGCATCGCGGCTTTCAAGGAATTCCACGGCGATGTGCAGACCAGCGCCTTCCCGGAAGCAACCCAAGTCACGCAGGCCCAGCCGGGCCAATTTGAAAAATTCCTGAAACTTCTCGAAAAAACAAAGCACGCGTGA
- a CDS encoding fatty acid desaturase family protein, with protein MTVETAAAAFPRNYSLEGPLNERAKTIGLANAEWYKTDIPRARMKELMQRSDGPATRDTIIWIVAMLVTGGLATYFWGTWACVPFFIIYSVFYGSGGDSRWHECGHGTAFKTSWKNQAVYQLACFLTVRNPAVWRWSHARHHTDTIIVGRDPEIILMRPPDIAKGLLNVFGILMVPQAWWAMLRYASGTLTNAEKDFIPEGEWPKVFFVARVWTAIYAVVIAACFYLHSFLPVMLIGLPAMYGAWHMVMTGFTQHIGLAEDVLDHRLNCRTMYINPFSRFVYWNMNYHVEHHMFPMVPYHRLPELHAEIKNDCAPPYNGFLAAYREIIPTLWRQRKDPEHFVHRKLLPTARPTPPLPAAMRG; from the coding sequence ATGACCGTTGAAACTGCAGCCGCCGCATTCCCGCGCAACTATAGCCTTGAAGGCCCGCTCAATGAGCGCGCCAAGACAATCGGTCTCGCCAATGCTGAATGGTATAAGACTGATATTCCTCGCGCGCGCATGAAAGAATTGATGCAGCGTTCCGATGGCCCGGCCACGCGTGATACCATCATCTGGATTGTTGCCATGCTCGTCACTGGAGGGCTTGCCACCTATTTCTGGGGCACATGGGCTTGCGTGCCCTTCTTCATCATTTACAGCGTGTTCTATGGCTCGGGTGGGGATTCCCGCTGGCATGAATGCGGGCACGGCACGGCCTTCAAGACCTCTTGGAAGAATCAGGCTGTTTACCAGCTGGCCTGCTTCCTGACCGTGCGCAATCCCGCCGTCTGGCGCTGGTCGCACGCTCGCCATCACACAGATACGATCATTGTGGGCCGTGATCCGGAAATCATCCTCATGCGGCCACCCGATATCGCCAAGGGCCTTCTCAATGTCTTCGGCATCTTGATGGTACCGCAGGCGTGGTGGGCGATGCTGCGTTATGCTTCCGGCACCCTCACTAATGCAGAGAAGGATTTCATCCCCGAGGGTGAATGGCCGAAGGTATTCTTTGTCGCCCGCGTCTGGACCGCAATCTATGCAGTGGTGATTGCAGCATGTTTTTACTTGCATTCTTTCCTGCCGGTCATGCTGATTGGCCTGCCGGCCATGTATGGAGCGTGGCACATGGTGATGACCGGCTTCACGCAACATATAGGCCTGGCCGAGGACGTGCTGGATCATCGCCTGAATTGCCGCACCATGTATATCAACCCCTTCAGCCGCTTCGTTTATTGGAACATGAACTACCACGTGGAACATCACATGTTCCCGATGGTGCCCTATCATCGGCTGCCGGAGTTGCATGCCGAGATCAAGAATGATTGCGCGCCGCCCTACAACGGGTTCCTTGCAGCCTACCGCGAAATCATACCCACGCTGTGGCGCCAACGCAAAGACCCTGAGCACTTTGTGCATCGCAAGCTGTTGCCCACGGCACGGCCCACTCCACCTCTTCCCGCCGCCATGCGCGGCTAA
- a CDS encoding TIM barrel protein, whose product MSASTHIKFAINRMVAPRLSLDAFLALAGNVGAEGVEIRNDVEGQEFADGMKASELCRKIADAGLSVASINALQRFNEWTPERESEAKFLFSYAAELGAPGIVMCPVVDEAHGLNKPELSHKLREALHAIKKIATDTGVIGYVEPLGMKGSTLNSQQVAAEAICEVDGQGALQICFDTFQHFRASDGPWVPELTGLVHISGITRDDLAPFDLSEPDRVFVDVADRCGNLEMLKAFYSAGYAGFVSMEPFSPAIHAAADVTDPLRSSFNYIRSHL is encoded by the coding sequence TTGTCCGCGTCCACACATATCAAATTTGCAATCAACCGCATGGTGGCGCCGCGTCTAAGTCTTGATGCCTTTCTGGCTCTGGCCGGGAATGTCGGTGCCGAAGGCGTTGAAATCCGCAATGATGTTGAAGGCCAGGAATTTGCCGACGGCATGAAGGCCTCCGAATTGTGCCGGAAGATCGCGGATGCGGGACTAAGTGTTGCGTCGATCAATGCACTGCAGCGCTTCAATGAATGGACGCCAGAGAGGGAATCCGAAGCGAAGTTCCTTTTCTCTTATGCGGCCGAACTGGGAGCGCCAGGTATCGTGATGTGCCCTGTTGTCGATGAAGCGCACGGTCTCAATAAGCCAGAGCTGTCGCACAAACTGCGCGAGGCGCTGCACGCTATCAAGAAGATTGCCACCGATACTGGCGTTATTGGCTATGTCGAACCGCTAGGTATGAAGGGCAGCACATTGAACAGCCAGCAGGTGGCCGCCGAAGCCATTTGTGAAGTTGATGGCCAAGGTGCGCTGCAAATCTGCTTCGATACATTTCAACATTTCCGCGCATCTGACGGTCCGTGGGTGCCGGAGCTGACCGGTCTCGTCCATATCTCCGGCATCACGCGCGACGATCTTGCACCGTTTGACTTGTCCGAGCCGGACCGGGTCTTTGTCGATGTGGCTGACCGTTGCGGCAATCTTGAAATGTTGAAGGCGTTTTACTCGGCCGGCTATGCGGGCTTTGTCTCAATGGAGCCGTTTTCTCCGGCCATCCATGCCGCCGCTGACGTAACAGATCCGCTCCGCTCTTCGTTTAATTATATACGGAGCCACTTGTGA
- a CDS encoding ATP-binding cassette domain-containing protein — MKTAQKLRQPKADVHIPADKPIRGEKPTEVPLFEARNITKRYGSFIALNDMNFHIGHNEVVGLLGDNGAGKSTLVKMISGINPPTSGEIYVDGKKTEIRNRSDSEAAGIETIYQDIALVDSMSITRNIFMGREITNRWGFMNHAKMQEVAIDILGSAVQISGIDDPGKEVGFLSGGQKQAVAIARAVHFKRKMLLLDEPTSALSVRETEHLLAYVRDLKKEGTSSVLVTHNLYHAFMVCDRFVVMSHGKKVFEARKEDTTIEEVTDHVIRT; from the coding sequence ATGAAAACCGCTCAGAAACTCCGCCAACCCAAAGCCGACGTACACATCCCGGCTGACAAGCCCATCCGGGGTGAGAAGCCTACGGAAGTGCCTTTGTTCGAAGCACGCAACATCACGAAGCGCTATGGCTCTTTCATTGCGCTCAATGACATGAATTTCCATATCGGCCACAATGAAGTTGTAGGTTTGCTCGGCGACAACGGCGCCGGCAAGTCAACTTTGGTGAAGATGATCTCTGGCATCAATCCGCCGACATCGGGCGAAATCTACGTGGACGGCAAGAAAACAGAGATTCGCAATCGTAGCGACTCCGAAGCGGCCGGCATTGAAACCATCTATCAGGACATCGCTCTGGTTGATTCAATGTCGATCACCCGCAACATCTTCATGGGCCGTGAGATCACCAACCGCTGGGGTTTTATGAACCACGCCAAAATGCAGGAAGTGGCTATCGATATTCTCGGTAGCGCTGTCCAGATTTCCGGCATCGATGACCCTGGCAAGGAAGTCGGATTCCTCTCTGGCGGTCAAAAGCAGGCCGTTGCCATCGCTCGTGCGGTGCATTTCAAGCGCAAGATGTTGCTGCTTGATGAACCCACTTCGGCCCTCTCGGTCCGTGAAACAGAACATCTGCTGGCCTATGTGCGTGACTTGAAGAAAGAAGGCACATCCAGCGTTCTTGTGACGCACAACCTCTACCACGCCTTCATGGTCTGTGACCGCTTCGTTGTGATGAGCCATGGCAAAAAAGTGTTCGAGGCGCGTAAGGAAGACACAACAATCGAAGAAGTCACCGATCACGTCATCCGCACCTAA
- a CDS encoding ABC transporter permease, with protein sequence MSHNQSDHIRQAVAARATRPLFTKISDWVRDKPEGGIAVMFVLVQVICIIGALIFPEEFRYLIPANIAVTLKSIAVPGIMALGVGVLMVAGEYDLSVGAQYSLLSIICADLSNYLGGDIAADPSNWWAPFLCLAIALALGTMIGIFHAFITLRFAIPSFITTLGGMLLWKGTTLLVHGASALRFKPNEPFATLFDSSVLQIGNVGVIHSSIIWFALFSVVFYFLLHHHKLGNHFYAVGGNRNAAVAIGINPARTKTIAFAIAGFMAAFSGVVAATRVGSIQPGGGLGMELQTIAACVIGGLALTGGRGSILGIVLGTCLVFTIQDVLLLLRAPAFYFDMFVGALIVIAVIMNTAIRRTKG encoded by the coding sequence ATGTCACACAACCAGTCAGACCATATCCGCCAAGCCGTGGCGGCACGGGCCACGCGGCCTCTATTTACGAAAATTTCTGATTGGGTCAGAGACAAGCCTGAGGGCGGTATTGCCGTGATGTTTGTCCTTGTGCAGGTCATCTGCATCATAGGCGCTCTCATATTCCCTGAAGAATTCCGCTATCTGATCCCGGCCAATATCGCGGTCACCCTGAAATCAATCGCTGTCCCCGGTATCATGGCCTTGGGTGTTGGCGTGCTCATGGTTGCGGGTGAGTATGACTTGTCGGTCGGCGCACAATATTCGCTGCTCTCCATCATCTGTGCTGATCTCAGCAATTATCTGGGCGGCGACATTGCAGCCGATCCCTCGAATTGGTGGGCACCTTTCCTGTGCCTCGCCATTGCGTTGGCTCTGGGCACTATGATCGGAATTTTCCACGCCTTCATCACGCTACGCTTTGCCATCCCATCCTTTATCACCACGCTCGGTGGCATGCTGTTGTGGAAGGGCACAACGCTGCTGGTTCATGGCGCATCGGCACTTCGTTTTAAGCCCAACGAACCCTTTGCAACTCTTTTTGACAGCAGCGTTCTGCAGATTGGCAATGTCGGCGTGATCCATTCTTCGATCATCTGGTTCGCTCTATTCTCAGTTGTCTTTTACTTTCTGCTTCACCACCACAAGCTCGGCAATCATTTCTATGCTGTGGGCGGCAATCGCAATGCCGCTGTTGCGATCGGCATCAATCCGGCACGGACTAAGACGATCGCATTCGCCATTGCCGGTTTCATGGCGGCATTCTCAGGGGTTGTGGCGGCGACGCGCGTCGGCTCCATTCAGCCAGGCGGTGGTTTGGGCATGGAATTGCAAACCATCGCAGCCTGCGTGATCGGAGGTCTAGCTCTCACCGGTGGCCGGGGTTCCATTCTCGGTATCGTGCTCGGCACTTGTCTCGTCTTCACGATCCAGGACGTGCTGCTTCTCCTGCGCGCTCCCGCCTTTTACTTTGACATGTTCGTGGGAGCCCTGATCGTTATCGCAGTCATCATGAACACGGCCATCCGCCGTACCAAGGGTTGA
- a CDS encoding substrate-binding domain-containing protein, translating into MSIIKKLLAGSMIAGAMAFTLPTASNALDADHKDEWSKINILFVPWSQSSNAFFEAVVNGAKDAAAQQGVNIDVQFGEEDQKHQLGILETGIANKVSGIAVNIADDNAYVKMLCDAVNSGIPVVTFNIDDSRHGAPGSTCRGAFMGQNFINAGYVLGKRVIAEGHLKKGDVVFTPVEAPQATYAVERHAGVEKALAEIGATTEILGTGNDHAQALNLMTQYLLGHPKTAAVIGLGQTPTSQAVQAIKDSGLKIPAGGFDVSKEILDNIADGSLIATVDQQPYSQGFFAVTQLALQLKYGLYPSEMDTGGTGLIDKSNYKFAAKWAGPVR; encoded by the coding sequence ATGTCCATTATTAAGAAACTGCTTGCTGGAAGCATGATTGCCGGTGCGATGGCCTTCACGCTGCCGACAGCGTCGAACGCGCTCGACGCAGACCACAAGGACGAATGGAGCAAGATCAATATTCTCTTTGTGCCATGGTCACAGTCTTCGAATGCCTTCTTCGAAGCCGTTGTGAACGGTGCCAAGGATGCCGCCGCCCAGCAGGGTGTGAATATCGACGTGCAGTTCGGTGAAGAAGACCAGAAGCACCAGCTTGGCATTCTCGAAACCGGCATTGCCAACAAGGTTTCTGGCATCGCGGTGAACATTGCTGACGACAACGCCTATGTGAAGATGCTCTGCGATGCCGTGAATAGCGGTATTCCGGTTGTCACCTTCAATATTGACGACTCGCGTCATGGTGCACCGGGCTCGACCTGCCGTGGTGCCTTCATGGGCCAGAACTTCATCAATGCCGGCTATGTCCTCGGCAAGCGTGTGATTGCAGAAGGTCACCTGAAGAAGGGTGACGTCGTATTCACACCGGTTGAAGCGCCGCAGGCCACTTACGCTGTGGAACGTCATGCGGGCGTGGAGAAGGCGCTTGCGGAGATCGGTGCAACCACCGAGATCCTGGGCACTGGCAATGATCATGCGCAAGCCCTCAACTTGATGACCCAGTATCTGCTCGGCCATCCGAAAACAGCTGCTGTGATCGGCCTTGGCCAGACCCCGACATCGCAGGCTGTTCAGGCGATCAAGGATTCGGGCCTCAAGATCCCGGCTGGCGGCTTCGACGTCTCGAAAGAGATCCTCGACAATATCGCAGATGGCAGCTTGATCGCTACTGTTGACCAGCAGCCCTACAGCCAAGGCTTCTTCGCCGTGACCCAATTGGCACTGCAGCTGAAGTACGGCCTCTATCCGTCTGAAATGGATACGGGCGGCACGGGCTTGATTGATAAGAGCAACTACAAGTTCGCTGCAAAGTGGGCTGGCCCAGTCCGCTAA
- a CDS encoding FCD domain-containing protein has product MDIFAESSCKLNCFLLLFTTMDDQPRKQDTPLVTSALASLREVISLLPLSSGNRLPSETDLADRIGVSRPVLRQALGVLKEEGLIESRKGSGTYKSASAPPAMAYGTPENLSDLGDCLRFRMVVESAAAALAAQRADADNISEIRRSVEAMEDNSDKYSVALEMDMAFHLAVARAAHSRYYEMTLEFLMPHILFGLKLGRQMKHVSPNSTSKRVANEHRAILTAIENRNADAAADAMKEHLSSGIERIFGNRSW; this is encoded by the coding sequence GTGGACATATTTGCAGAATCTTCTTGCAAATTAAACTGCTTTTTGCTGCTATTTACAACTATGGACGACCAACCACGCAAGCAGGATACGCCTTTAGTGACCAGTGCCCTGGCTTCGCTGCGCGAGGTTATTTCTCTATTGCCGTTGTCCAGTGGCAACCGCCTTCCCTCAGAAACTGACCTTGCGGACAGGATTGGCGTTTCACGGCCGGTCCTGCGTCAGGCGCTTGGGGTCCTGAAGGAGGAGGGTCTGATTGAATCGCGCAAGGGTTCCGGAACGTACAAAAGTGCCAGCGCGCCTCCCGCCATGGCTTATGGCACGCCAGAAAATCTTTCTGACTTGGGCGACTGCCTTCGCTTCCGCATGGTAGTGGAAAGTGCTGCTGCTGCGTTGGCGGCCCAACGGGCTGACGCTGATAATATCTCCGAGATTCGCCGCTCAGTCGAAGCCATGGAAGACAACAGCGACAAATACAGTGTGGCCTTGGAGATGGACATGGCTTTCCACCTTGCAGTCGCGCGCGCGGCCCATAGCCGGTACTACGAAATGACGCTCGAATTCCTCATGCCGCATATCCTGTTCGGACTGAAGCTGGGGCGCCAAATGAAGCATGTCTCGCCCAACAGCACATCAAAGCGTGTAGCCAACGAGCATCGCGCCATTTTGACAGCAATTGAAAATCGGAATGCCGACGCAGCTGCCGACGCAATGAAAGAGCATTTGTCATCAGGCATTGAACGCATCTTTGGCAACCGGAGTTGGTGA
- a CDS encoding sterol desaturase family protein yields the protein MDELAHGTRNKRGDWDPKNPADIAPIWHWPPQPIRVLKWIPSYFLPYDILFIASAFIWWHFVLPDVEVMKTLAWGWILKLFVINTVALFAFFGVFELRLYVLRGQGTRFKYNGKWPSENKSDVFWFKSQNVDSILRILFNAMPVWTAIEVAILCCFANGYVPWLSFADHPVYLIALLLMMPIIHETHFYLIHRLIHIPFMYKYVHSVHHNSVNPSPYSSLAMHPVELLLYLGMAFWHLIIPSNPILALYQLHRAGFGAIPGHVGFDKMEVGANGGIDTHAYIHYLHHKHFEVNYGDGLIPFDKWFGTFHDGSKEGQALMDARYAKKVARLNTERSINS from the coding sequence ATGGATGAACTCGCTCACGGCACGCGCAACAAAAGGGGCGATTGGGATCCAAAGAATCCCGCCGACATCGCACCCATCTGGCACTGGCCGCCGCAGCCGATAAGGGTGCTGAAATGGATCCCCAGCTACTTCCTTCCCTATGACATCCTGTTTATCGCCTCGGCCTTCATTTGGTGGCACTTTGTGTTGCCGGATGTGGAAGTGATGAAAACCTTGGCCTGGGGCTGGATCCTCAAGCTCTTCGTGATCAACACTGTAGCGCTGTTTGCCTTCTTCGGCGTGTTCGAGCTCAGGCTTTATGTTCTGCGCGGGCAAGGCACCCGCTTCAAATACAATGGCAAATGGCCTTCAGAGAACAAGAGCGATGTGTTCTGGTTCAAGAGCCAGAATGTGGACAGCATACTGCGAATCCTCTTCAACGCTATGCCGGTCTGGACAGCGATTGAAGTGGCGATCCTCTGCTGCTTCGCCAATGGCTACGTGCCCTGGCTGAGTTTTGCCGATCACCCGGTCTATCTGATCGCGCTGCTGCTAATGATGCCGATCATCCATGAAACCCATTTCTATCTGATCCACCGGCTGATCCACATTCCCTTCATGTATAAGTATGTGCATTCGGTGCATCACAACTCGGTCAATCCGTCGCCCTATTCCTCGCTGGCGATGCATCCGGTGGAACTTTTGCTCTATCTGGGCATGGCCTTTTGGCACTTGATCATTCCGTCCAATCCGATCCTGGCTCTATATCAGCTGCACCGCGCGGGCTTCGGCGCCATTCCGGGCCATGTGGGTTTCGACAAGATGGAAGTAGGTGCCAATGGCGGCATCGATACCCATGCCTATATCCACTACCTGCACCACAAGCATTTCGAGGTGAATTATGGTGACGGCCTCATTCCGTTCGACAAATGGTTCGGCACTTTCCATGACGGTAGCAAGGAAGGCCAAGCGCTGATGGACGCGCGCTATGCCAAAAAGGTAGCGAGGCTGAACACCGAGAGATCAATAAATAGCTGA